The Rhodamnia argentea isolate NSW1041297 chromosome 10, ASM2092103v1, whole genome shotgun sequence sequence caagtgtTCACCATAAATGCCATGCCATGTCAGAGTTTGAACACTTGAGTGAAcacatttaaatttttttgacacttaagtgatttattgaaagttatgatactcaagtgaatgattattattattattattttgaatttatggtacttaagtgttggaaaaaaaagttatgacactcaagtgagcgttGTACGAAAGTTATGCTACTTGTGGTGTCCTTGTCTGATAATTTAATTGGTGCTAGAAAGGTGACATAACTGGAATACTATATCAGGAACTACACGAGCACAGACACCGAATGCCATCGATATGTTGATCTATGTCAACAAATCTAGCCAAGTTGCATTAGATGTTTCTTTTACCGGTTCATCCACAAACTCTGCCGTGggagaaggtgatgaagaatgccaaccattttccttttcttcatgtCTCTGAAAGCCAGGGCAGCAAGATCCATCAGGGGGAAGGGCTTTGCTTTTGGCAGAAGGCCAGACATGAGGTTCCACACTTTTGCGACTGCTTCGGGTGGTCTAAAAGCATCTGAAATCTTCAAAGCAATTTAGGGGATAAGTACagcacaagtgccataactttcgtgcggtgctcacttaagtgccgtagttttttttcaatcacttgagtgccacaatttctgaaaaatgttcatatgagtgccacaactttcaatggatcatttaagtgtcaattttatttgtaaaacaTTCACCCAAGTGCCAAAAATTCGACGTGGCATAACATTTgtgatgaaatttttaaaaaaattatggtattCAAGGaatcgattgaaaagttatgtgGCATTCAAGTGCttggaaaaaaagttatgacactcgaGTGGGTGCCATATataagttgtggcactcaattgatcgaaaaaaaaaagttatgcacTCAAGTGAGTTTCGTACGaaatttatggcacttgtagtgtTCTTATCCCGCAATTTAGAGTCGGCAACTTATCCGGTTCAAGGATAGACATTAGTTCCCATTACAAGTTGGAAATGCAGTTTCTATCAGCACGGGTCAAGATTAATGTAGAAAAAGCTTGAGATAGGCACTTTATATGTGTCTAAGCATGTGTCTTGTGTAGCGTCGGTTCCAATAAGAACTCGAAGTGCGGTTTCGCTCGGTTTCAAGAACTTTAGATCAGACAGAACCGGGCACAAGCATTAGTTTCTCCCATTATACAATATGCCCGCATGCCTTCTTAGCACATGCATTGGTAGAGAGAAAGATGTTGGGGGTGTGGCTCAACAAGAAAGCACGAggccatgaatagctactgtttATGTataatctcttcttcttctttttttttttttgtaatttagaaTTATAACATAGAGATGGGAGATGCTAATTATATTGGAATCATCTCATGGATGTAGCCATAATTTAAAGATGAACCGAGATAAATCTCGCCgctcaaatttatttatttatttttttgacttttactATTTACTTCGTTGTGCTTTCTGCGCAAAATCCTAATAAGAAGACTAATGGTAAAAATGACTTAAGAAATGGTGGTGAAAAAAGTAGTCAATTTAGCATTCTTGAACGAGGATTTTGCCatgcgaccaaaaaaaaaaaaaaggatttttccagAGTAAGttttatattagaaaatatggaaaatgaaaTTAACATGCATCCTTCACAAGGCAAATGAAATTTTCTGATGAAAATATGGAATATACTTTATTTATACTCGTTATCATCCAGCACCTTATTACAAATTCAACAACCAGCACAATaaacaaagaatttttttttctcaagtgTGGTAATAAGTCCAAGGCTGCATGTTATTACAAaaaacgggaaaagtacactcgaagtgccataacttttgtacggcgttcacttgagtgccataactttcaaaacattcacttaagtgtcataactttcaaaaatcgttcacttgagtgccatattgacatggacgccggaaaaggcgacgtggcagccgaaaagCCGACATGGTACgtggaaagccgacgtggcatgctgGAAAGCTGATATGGCTCGCCGAAAAGATAACATGGCACTCCGGAAAGTTGATGtgacatgccggaaaagttgctatagcactcaagtaaacgattttgctccaacgtagcactcaagtgaacattttgaaagttatggcacttaagtaaacattttgaaagttatgacattcaagtgaacgccgtacacaagttatggcactcatgatATActtatcccataaaaaaaactttgagTATTATTAGAGGTCATCATGTGGTGACCATGGTGgcgattttcctttttatatattttttttaagtaatacaaaattaaaaacaaatggtAAAATTAACCGaattaaatgagaaaaaaagataCTAATGGTGTTATTGGCGTCACTTTGATGtcataacttttcaattgatcacGTAAATGATGTAGCTTTTAAACATGTTCAATCGAGTAACGTTAGCGATTTTCCCTGCTAAAAAGTTGGACGTGACATTAATACAACATAAAATTATCGGATATGACTTGTCGAAGAATGATGCCCTTAAAGCATGTGGACTCACATCATTTAGCATTTTCCTTGACCCAAATTAACAAACTGGGGCTAAATTAGATCCAATCTAAAACCATAACCCCACATTCTCATccgcaaataaaaagattgcaGATCAATGAGAATTTGATTCTAAAATTTGCAACGGAAAGCAAGATATGGAAAATTGGCTCACCATCATCTCAACAAAAGAGGGCTCTTTTCCGAGATGGAGGTACATATTATTGCTTTTATGGGCTCTTTTCCAATATGGAGATGAATATTATtggggaaaattctaaataagtgcccgaagtgtcctcattttcataaatggaTCCGAAGTGGAtctcatttcaaataaaggctcaaAGTGCAtttattatctcaaataaaggcctaaagtagACATTGCTTCAAATAAGCAACTAAATTGGCAATATTAATAGTAAATAATTGCTTGACCAAAGGGcattttattcttttactttttgttttttttttttcattttcatgtatttttttttttattttttctttctttttgccggtCACCGGCCTCTAGCAATGGCCGCCCACCGGCTATGCCCGGATAGTGTTGGGCGAGGGCCATCCTTGTTGGCCATAGGCGAGGCTAGTGAGGGACAGCCACAAGTGAGGGTCACCTCACCTAGGCCCTCGCTTGTTGCAAGCCCGGGCCGGGCGAGACAACCTTCACCCACAACGACCCTCGTTGGGCAAAACGAGGCAATTTCTGGTGAGGGCCCGGTGCGCAAGGAAGGGGGGCCGGCGGCCACGGGCGGGAGGTCGCCTCCCcatgtatttctttttcttttttcttttttaaattttaattttttaatttaattaaaattaggtcaaaattgtattttgatgaaaatgcccttgatcgacCAGAATATTTAGTTGGTCGGTGAGGtcgagtccttatttgaaatgattatCGCtacttcgggcctttatttgaaactgtcATGCCATTCTTTGAAACGAGATCCACTTCAGGCcgttatttgataaaatgagggCCCTTCGAGCTATTATTTGAAAGTTTTCCATAGTATTGCTTTTATGGGCTTTGAACGCCGACAAGAATAGCTTGGATAAGATGGAATGCAGGAGAAGGTTCCATGGATGTACTAGGTATAGAGAAGGCATCATTAGTggatcgattaaaaaaaatagttagagCAAAAGAGGCAACTTGAGTAATTTCTGAGTAAGTTTAAAGGATTGCTAGGTGGGCGCGAATAACCCTCTTGCGGGATGATGCTTGTTCTTCACACGGGCTCTCCTAAACCCTATTGATCGCAAATTGGTTCTTCATTAGTTATTCATTGAATATTTACTCACTTACTTCACCGATTAGAAGCCAACTAAAATGTGGGAGTTCACCTTACTTTATCAAATAAGAAATTTCGGTTTGGTGACTTAGTTTCGCTAGTATTGTCTGACATTCGTTGTTGGTGTTGGAAAATTTTGTCGGGAATGGGATGAGCAACGGAATTagactttgaggcgtgataacactccctttaaggatttatttgcctCACAACTTTACTAATGGTTTCCAGCAAATATCCTCTaggatacaataaagtcttGGTAAGAATAGCAGATAGCAATTCTGATAATTCTCCAGGATCTCTCATGGGAAACAATTGGAAATAATGGCTATATCTCTCGTTTGGAAAGAagcaacaaaatagaaaaagaagttcTGAAAAGTTGAAATGTAAAATGAAGAGGGTCGTAATGAGAATATATAAGTGAAGAGAAGACAACTCTTCATTTCGAAAATAACTATATTTGAACGCATCTCTTCATTCCCAAAGGAGATTAATTTAGACACAATCTTTCATCTTCAAAGGAAGTTAATTCGGAAGCAATTCTTCGTGTCCAAACCGGTAGCTACATCCGAATAGACACAAACATTCCAAAGGgtataagaaacaaatataaaattcaaaattaaataatagtaaaaaaagAATTGTAACTCCTTTGCAAATAGTTGCACTATTTCGCTAATCAAAACGgtaatttattattaaattcaaaataaaaaataagtataaTTCTTTTGTGAACAGTCGCATTGTTTCGCTAGGACACAACAATTATTAAtaactttttattaataatttcgaatttcaataAGCAAAAAATAGTAATTGTTGATTATTGCCAAAATTAGTCCACGTGCGCATCCTTTCAACGTGGGACAAGGCAccttttagtttgttttacaaacaaactaccaacAGTTGGTACCTTTCCTCTATTCATAAGACATTGCTCCATGCAATCTTTTctgatatttttatttctaaacatgTTATATGCATAAGAactcaaataataaattaacCAATAATAAAGATATTAAAAGAAGTGAAAGaactttactaaaaaaaaaaaagatgtgaaaGAAAATAACATCGTGCAAGATTGATACAAAACCTCGTTGTATAGCCTCAAGACAAAACTCCGTGAGCTGTGCTTACGAATAAACGTACAATGGTCTAGTAAATGtaatttcttcatctagatgAGAAATAAGTTATCAACGCAAAATGATGAAACTAGCAATAATAAAAACGATCCAATTCCATCATATAATCTAAGTAGTACCGACACCGTCAAAcaacacgcgacacgacacgacacaacaagacacgacacgacacgacataccaacacatcatttctcaaaaatagataattttgaCACGTTCGGAGACGTtgtattaattatatatttttatatatacataataaattttcatgtatacataaaaatatCGGTTATGAGTTTCCTCTTTCTCTTCTGATAGGGATTTacggttaattttttttactggctaagtatattaattttagggtggctagatatatgactctttttttttttttttttaatcggaggctggatatatgactttttttaattatatatttttgataaatttatatttttaccttttatttattgaaaatgcttaaagtTGACCCTGTACGAGTTGAAATTACATGTGGGGATGCTAAACTCGAGTGTTGTTGGTGTGTCCGAAATGCTGACCACATGTTAGTAGCATATCGAAGAGTGTCGGACAAGACACAGATGCCCTCAAAGAGTGTTGGTGCTTCCTAGCATATAATATGACGATCACTAAAGTATGCTAACTTTAGTGATAGTGATCGTCATCATGCATCAAAGAATTGTATGCTACTGCTCTTTCTTCATCAGCAATAACATTCCCCAACAATCTTTATATATTATTCTTATTTTCACGAAGATGGAGATAGTGGCTGCACTAAGTGCTTGCAATCTTGACAGATAATTATTATTGTATGCTTGAGTCATCTTCTTTGTGGCATAATGGATTATTTCATGTTGCTTTACTACTTTGAAAATTGTGATTGAAAGTGGTACGATATCATGTGAAAATCTAGATAGAAAGGAATGTGAAATTTGTTTACGAGTAAAGATGACTAAGAAATCATTCTCAAAGACAGAAAGATGCGTAAATTGTTGTCTCATTGCGATAAGGATGACTTGTTAAGTAAAAATCTGATAAAATGAAGTAGTTTCAGTTTGCCTTCCATGGATTGGCAATTTGTAGCAACCCAAGGTTATTGCATATAATTCTATGTCCACTTCTCGTCCTAACTGGAAGTTGTTTCAACTGATGCTTTTCGATGTGGTGATTCCCATGTATGACCTTGCTTGCACCGTGAAAATAGAGAGATCAACATGATCGTCATTAACTTTGATCTGCTCGCCCGGTAGAACGGTGACTGGACTCGAAGGGCAGTAGCTGAAGCTCCCACAAGCAATTGCATTGAAGCGTTCACTGGCTAGCCGGACTTCCATAAGCTTCCggcatttcatcaaattaaTCTCCTGATATCGGATTAACAATGTCATCAAATGAGGAAGAACTTCATTAAAATAAGTGCATCGAAGTTTTGAGTATCATATGATCCTTACCCTTTGATCTTGACCGATGATTTGGCGGATGTAGTTAGTGAGACACACAGTCGATGACAATGTAAATAGATTGTCTAATCCGAACTGAAAAGCTGATGCAGCAATAACGCTTGGCCTAAACTCCGCGAAGTTGATATCTGAAACAATTCGGTTAGTCGCTCGGGGTGACTCCAAATTTTATGTGTTGCTCAAAAGGGGATCAGAAGTTCATATTGTTCTCGTTGTGATCGGATTAATTTGGATAATAGCTTATAAGCTGTTTAATGGGGTATACTTAAGGTGAACTTCATGTATTTGCAaagtgttatttttctttttttcagttttggCCACCAAGGTACGTTGGATTTGAAGAAACTAGATGCTATACCCATAAGCGAATGGAGGAGCAAGTCATTGACTTTTCTGATGAACTGCTCGTGAAGATGAGATGTCCAGAAGTCACCATTACAGGTCAGCAGCTCCACGTAGGAATACGCGGTGATGGGGCTCAGATGCCATCCTAACATCTGTAGTAGCGTCAACTCCATCCGTTGGATGGTGCTTGGCTGGAAAGAATGGTCCAGATCCTCCACCTTCACAGTGCATTAGCCATTGGTAAACAGGTGAAAGTAAAAGGAACCCTAGAACGATCAGATTGACGGACAGAGACCGataggatgatgatgatgatgatgatggtcgTCACCTGAATTTCGCGTAACGAAAGTGTGCTGAGGTTCTCATTGAACTTCGACGCGACCGACAAGCATGCGATGGACACCAGTTCCACAATCCAGTGTTTCCATTCCTCGAAATTTTCAACACAGGAGAGTTATATGAAGGTAATCTAGGGTTTTGAAACCTTTGAACAACATGAACCCCAACACATTAACCAAACTGAATTAGTTGGTGGCTTTAGTCTCGTTTCTTCATTGAAAAACTTACCAATTTACGAGATAAACACAATGAAGTAATATTTTTCCAGGCATATAAGTAATCTAACAGTAACAGGTGTTCTATATGCGTACGAAAATATATGCCAATGGAACAACGTCCTATTTGAGAGGATAGTCATCCCTCGTGAAAAACTCGAGTCATTGTCACTCGATCACCGGAAAAGCTGAAAAACGTTTCCTACCTGACACTTACAAATGGAGATGAATCGATCGAAGTAGTTCGCAGCCAGGAATATCGTGCCACAGGACAGCTTCAATCTACTTCGACActgagaagaagaaatgagagggagaggagattAAAGTACGTATCAAGAAGATTACCCTAATTGACAACAAGACGGTAAACCTCGCTCACGACGAAATGGTGGTAATCTATACTGTGATCAACCTTAATAAGCCACTGCATGACTCTGGCCCTAGCAGAGACCAAACCTTTCGCTTCCACACACTCCGTATAACCGGACTCGGGCATGTAAGCCATCTCCTTTTCCAAGCAGACGGCAAGTGCCGCGTCACACTCTTGTCGGGTCATACTGAACCAAGAACCGCCACGACAGACGTGCTCCGGATCGTCTGGCTTCTCGTACCTTTCGTGTGCGCGGCAATCGGAGACCGAGTAAGGGCTCACGACCCATTTCTCGTCGCAGAGCAAGCTCTCCATATCACAACTCGAACGCACACAGAGCGACAACCGAACTCTGTTCTCCACGTACGTGGTCGAAAAGGAAAGGTTTAGTCTTCAGGAAACTGTACGAGTTAGCCAACTTataggaaggagagagaaaatagtaCGTGGACATGGTGGTTACaagtagagagagggagagagagagagagagttataaaAACGACACGTTCGACATGAACTGGGGTAAATGCTAAGAGGGTCGGATCCAGAGATTACTTTcaaggggagggggggaggcCTTAATTTTTGACCGCAGTGAACCAATTGCGTGAGAGAGCACGAGGAATGATGGGGACGATGATGAGATGGGGTCTCGATGGAGAAAATCTCAAGTGCTCCACATACTACGTGAGCCCAACGCACGGCGCCCCTTGATTTCGAAGGACCCGCGTGGGGCCCACACGATCTAAGAGCTGAGATGCGCTGGGCTCGCTCGTGGTGAGGCGGCACCCGAACAGTCGTGTTCCCGGTTTTAATACCGTGCATGCGTTGTTTCACGTAAGCATGGAGAAAGAGAGCAGCGCTGATTCGCCCGTGGGCCGGGTGGGGCCCACCCTTAAACCCTCGTCCAGTCGCTTTTGACAGTTGGGTGTGGTGGGGGCCCCCACCCCGTAGCTGGCCCTTCGAGCCTCTTCCCTCTCGTCCTCATGATCATGAGAAGCGTCCTTGGCTATGGCTGAGCACAGCGCTCCGGATTCATCCTCGACCAGCCGGTCCCGATCCTTCCACTCCGGTATGCATCTGGAAATCAATCACCGTAACGCCGGCCTTAGAAATTCTTGATCCACTTCGGAGAACTCAAGGATAAAGTGTGCCGATCCCGTGTTCGCTCGAGAGCCGGCTCGTTCGCATCGATTCCCAAACCCGTCCACCATTATTTCCAAAAACTTGACATTATTTCCTTTGTGGCCACTACTATACATATTCGAGTTTAGAAAGAAACAATTACTTGAGCAATGTAATATTTTCTCaaggcaaaatgacacaaatggtatTTATACATTGACCTAATATGTAATTTGGTcgctgaacttttaatttattcattatgGTTCTCAAACTTTAGCCCAACGTGCAACGTGgtttatgaaattttaatttgtttaatatagtcTATAAACTTTTTGTACAAGTTTAATTTAATCCCTAAACAATATGAAAACGTTTAATGATGTCCTCGATATTAAATTAGTAGAATGGTTATATTGAGTATTTTCCTATAGTTTAAATATTACAGAGAACTTATACTAAAATTTCGggaaccatattgaacaaattaaaagttcagggaccacattggatattagatcaaagttcggaggtcaaattaaataaattaaaagtttatgaatcacaTTGTATATTGTGCtaaatttatggatcatttcCTGTATTATCCCTTCAATATTAAAATCTAGCGATTacttaaaaaacagaaaataacagTAATAAGAGAAGCATTCTCTTATATGCAGCTACGCACTTtttgctctgctctgctcttgAGTCAATCCAGCAGGACCACCGCCAAAAAAATCTGACCAAGGCCATTCCCTCAACAACAACGAAGCAGCTTTATATGTCCAAAAGCATCAAACATTCCTGAACATTTTCCAGGGTTCATGTTTCTGCCGTCTCTCGC is a genomic window containing:
- the LOC115739897 gene encoding putative cyclin-D7-1, with translation MESLLCDEKWVVSPYSVSDCRAHERYEKPDDPEHVCRGGSWFSMTRQECDAALAVCLEKEMAYMPESGYTECVEAKGLVSARARVMQWLIKCRSRLKLSCGTIFLAANYFDRFISICKCQEWKHWIVELVSIACLSVASKFNENLSTLSLREIQVEDLDHSFQPSTIQRMELTLLQMLGWHLSPITAYSYVELLTCNGDFWTSHLHEQFIRKVNDLLLHSLMDINFAEFRPSVIAASAFQFGLDNLFTLSSTVCLTNYIRQIIGQDQREINLMKCRKLMEVRLASERFNAIACGSFSYCPSSPVTVLPGEQIKVNDDHVDLSIFTVQARSYMGITTSKSIS